The following proteins are encoded in a genomic region of Takifugu rubripes chromosome 21, fTakRub1.2, whole genome shotgun sequence:
- the cabin1 gene encoding calcineurin-binding protein cabin-1 isoform X4 — MIRIAALNAASTAADESQDPLKTHKSQTKEAQEAEAFALYHKALDLQKHDKFEESSKAYHELLKKPLLKEAMPSDDHRVGVKHPGLILKYSTFKNLATMAATQDDLETAMEFYLEAVILDSTDVNMWYKIGQVALRLVRIPLARHAFEEGLHCNPDHWPCMDNLITVLYTLSDYTCCLYFIAKALERDHCYTKGLVLKERIFEEQPCLKQDTMQMFTKCHVSIHYVEVEKEEQDSILEEARELRRRRQMLSRCDPQPDLVLIQPVHCLTWKNLGESLLAMYKHQTTCEPPRPSLGRRIDLSEYCNQILLQNFPQPTSPICLGPSTILSSSPSSSLPPVALAEPAALPQAQAQAPPQPQALPQLQALPQPQALPQPQALPQPQALPPPQPQPQPQPQPQPQPQPSLTQNTVEINTTILPIATAMDVSLTDKVKKAPKRKRVVEDIGETAKRRSARVRNTKCKKEEKIDFQELLYKYLPSRLKKFDPDNDDESLSNLETQCDDKDDLQLLHGSSLPTGSVDYMESEQQDVHNFLLNNISNGGILDLKMRYLKAVGQKFLKEWPRGLAAVVLEVYQTWRKHSSGLPNPLLRDCSNQHIREMLTMSLACMELKLEQWSHTKGKNTSPRSSSISPGDDECHSEFPGKHFQGDLLLLALGSCQKDLFENDWLDVMVRVYWLKARFLALQGDMDLALESYDVCTGLLQSKPKNHEGKHYTISLPNLRVDAAISVEEIEKRLKSLERCQSLEEIQRLFESAEFDSVVRLLQPTLSYVSRGKTLEFVSSTPERPAQLILLQNSLLKLEDVQQCLECSEQALNEALQQLTSAPHGTPPTKEEWVCTIRKLLDGIEVCFTKDSQLLSNFPHFSSLSRLANNLIQLINLSMSTSDDPKEPYFFSVLPWIVLYRIIKHEEAAFDCVLQQHMSVGDDEDESDAPILPSSLALLNTAHEYLGRRSLCCSSDGTLLKFYVRVLEKELAISSKTDSHPYKEELEMALEQCFFCLYAYPSKKSKARYLDDHSSPQVELHWNNALFMFQYFKPKSLPEFDSYKTSTVSAELANLLRRFASIAPPSDTPKLTMEEVSAYIEGMTEKAPCLPEGSAPPPPITDEIHYLLADYHFKNKEQSKAIKFYVNDICVCPTRFDSWAGMALARASRIQEKLNSNELKSDIPIWKHSQAVLNCFKRALEIDSSNLSLWIEYGTMSYALHSFASRQLKQWRNEPEMVERRDAMLETALQCFQGASRCECDSDEEEWLIHYMLGKIAEKRKEPPVEYLQLYKKAAHYLHEEAARYPRKIHYHNPPDLAMEALELHFRLGATILKLLEANESDLDHELLFNLLVEAATGPFARGEEKSMPSMPRSLEKEKPPSMMDFNCPSVCVNNTLITSRPSAATPGLTSPLYVAAPFDHDYAKRKTLRRQQWQQQQQRQEERQADERSQDSEVVMLSDSNSTQDPFTDPTSSQDSSHKTVFGKASSSSSESTTPVKDGHSTSEDTHLVFNSSVASQGENFGILTEEKVIQEVVECVVVTLPETQKVPVEPCPQPVPVPATPPKLSGPSLQAAPQTPASEGKKKPEPPAEVIEVPKSLPADRVEQRRTLVEMCVRILFLCLSRFPQHYKSLYRLAFFYTNSKTHQNLQWARDVLLGSGVPWQQLKHMPAQGLFCERNKTNLFNGIWRIPVDEIDRPGSFASHMNRSIVLLLEVLYQLKDHDTLLKVSFMLQRTPDQGKKYLRDGDRQVLAKRAFFLTVKVLEDNLNTLTGVSEQPHKVPGTPSVGEMTTTDVSNKPSSEDNRTALPKKPRLADGVAYTVSRDASQAPLAPPVLQPTDKSKESLPEKVDTSGTDGHKAGSEEPMDLGTGIWRRPAGPTEQQTEAGTSAEPLQKVEVGRTSELSLEDLSISSRQQQQLQASATTKVTLPTSGTDQGTPRRPSRKRKLLEDVESGKTLLLDAYRVWQHGQKVMTYDLGRVEKIMSETYMLIKQVDEDVALDQAVKFCQIQLATSAQRQTSVDAPTTPKYSKEHREYFFPASLPTPVLLSQVACHPPSSQDAHAKVAYEPLNKLSRPPAPAFYEQSPAPQQRRGAAATALTPHTGEQEEPLEGVSYRQQESHLCQQMKLASVSQGGQESAAAGWFQEEPASCSTAQPGPDQQQQFTSNEHSKLPDPNRIRSRIPPSMPKLFIPSTVKFPPEITVTPPTPTLLSPKGSISEETKQKLKNVILSSQSAATVKKDTLSQPVLEVQETSSQESSLESESEEEEEEEEYMDT; from the exons ATG ATTCGCATTGCAGCACTAAACGCTGCTTCAACAGCTGCAGATGAGTCCCAAGACCCGCTGAAAACCCACAAGAGCCAGACTAAAGAGGCTCAG GAAGCTGAGGCGTTTGCTTTATATCATAAAGCATTAGATCTCCAAAAACATGACAAGTTTGAAGAGTCTTCCAAGGCTTACCATGAGCTCCTCAAAAAGCCGCTGCTCAAAGAG GCGATGCCTTCAGACGACCACCGAGTGGGTGTCAAGCATCCTGGACTGATTTTGAAATACTCTACATTTAAAAATTTGGCCACCATGGCAGCAACACAGGATGACCTAGAGACTGCTATGGAGTTTTATTTAGAG GCTGTAATTTTGGACTCCACTGACGTCAACATGTGGTACAAAATCGGGCAGGTGGCTCTGCGACTTGTGCGCATTCCTTTGGCTCGGCATGCCTTTGAGGAGGGATTACATTGTAACCCAGACCACTGGCCCTGCATGGACAACCTCATCACTGTTCTGTACACCCTCAGCGACTACACAT GCTGTTTGTACTTCATCGCTAAAGCTCTGGAGCGAGATCACTGTTACACTAAAGGTCTAGTGCTGAAGGAGAGGATCTTTGAGGAGCAGCCCTGCCTGAAGCAAGACACTATGCAGATGTTCACGAAATG CCACGTATCGATTCACTATGTGGaagtggagaaagaggagcaggactCCATCTTGGAAGAGGCGAGGGAGCTGAGGAGGCGCAGACAAATGCTGTCTCGCTGTGACCCACAGCCCGACCTGGTCCTGATCCAGCCAGTCCACTGCCTCAC ATGGAAGAATCTTGGTGAAAGCCTGTTGGCCATGTACAAGCACCAGACCACATGCGAGCCCCCACGCCCGAGCCTCGGCCGCAGGATTGATTTGTCAGAGTATTGTAACCAAATCCTCCTCCAGAACTTTCCTCAGCCCACCAGTCCCATCTGTTTGGGCCCTTCCACCATTTTAAGCAGCAGTCCGAGTTCTTCCCTCCCGCCAGTGGCCCTGGCCGAGCCTGCAGCCCtgcctcaggctcaggctcaggcccCGCCTCAGCCTCAGGCCCTGCCTCAGCTTCAGGCCCTGCCTCAGCCTCAGGCCCTGCCTCAGCCTCAGGCCCTGCCTCAGCCTCAGGCCCTGCCTccgcctcagcctcagcctcagcctcagcctcagcctcagcctcagcctcagccaaGCCTCACCCAGAACACCGTGGAGATCAACACCACCATTCTGCCCATCG CTACAGCCATGGATGTGTCGCTCACTGATAAAGTTAAGAAAGCACCAAAAAGGAAACGAGTGGTGGAAGATATCGGGGAAACAGCCAAGCGACGCTCGGCTCGTGTTCGGAACACAAAATgcaagaaggaggagaagattgATTTTCAGGAACTGCTTTATAAATACCTCCCATCGAG gctGAAGAAGTTTGATCCTGATAACGATGATGAAAGTCTGAGTAACCTGGAGACGCAGTGTGATGACAAAGAtgatctgcagctcctccatggCAGCTCTCTGCCTACTGGCTCTGTTGATTACATGGAATCTG aACAACAGGATGTGCACAACTTCCTCCTCAATAACATCAGTAATGGCGGCATCCTGGACTTGAAGATGCGCTATTTGAAAGCAGTGGGTCAGAAGTTCCTGAAGGAGTGGCCTCGAGGTTTGGCCGCTGTGGTGCTGGAGGTCTATCAGACATGGCGGAAGCACAGCAGCGGACTTCCCAACCCTCTGCTGCGAGACTGCAGCAACCAGCATATCCGG GAAATGTTGACGATGAGTTTGGCCTGTATGGAGTTGAAGTTAGAACAATGGTCACACACCAAAGGAAAGAACA CATCTccaagaagcagcagcatcagtcctGGTGATGACGAGTGTCACTCTGAATTCCCTGGGAAACATTTCCAGGGTGATCTTTTGCTGTTGGCCTTGGGTTCATGCCAGAAGGACCTGTTTGAGAACGACTGGCTGGATGTCATGGTGCGTGTGTACTGGCTGAAGGCACGGTTTCTGGCCCTGCAG GGAGACATGGATTTAGCTCTGGAGAGCTACGATGTGTGCACAGGCCTGTTGCAGAGCAAACCAAAGAACCATGAAGGGAAACATTACACCATCAGCCTGCCTAACCTGCGTGTGGATGCTGCCATCTCTGTAGAGGAG ATTGAAAAGCGGCTGAAGTCTCTGGAGCGTTGTCAGTCTCTGGAGGAGATCCAGCGTCTCTTCGAGTCTGCGGAATTTGACTCTGTGGTGCGCCTGCTGCAGCCGACTCTGAGCTATGTCAGCCGCGGTAAAACACTGGAGTTTGTGAGCTCCACACCAGAGCGGCCCGCTCAGCTGATTCTCCTGCAG AACTCACTGCTGAAGCTGGAGGACGTCCAGCAGTGTTTGGAGTGCAGCGAACAGGCCCTGAATGAAGCTCTACAGCAGCTCACCTCTGCTCCTCATGGCACACCTCCCACTAAGGAGGAGTGGGTATGCACCATTAGAAAGCTGCTGGATGGTATCGAGGTTTGCTTCACCAAGGACTCGCAGCTTCTGAGTAATTTCCCCCACTTCTCCAGTTTGTCTCGACTAGCAAACAACCTAATTCAG CTGATTAATCTGAGCATGAGCACTTCTGACGACCCCAAGGAGCCTTATTTCTTCTCAGTTCTGCCCTGGATTGTTCTGTATCGCATTATCAAACACGAGGAGGCTGCTTTCGACTGCGTGCTTCAACAGCATATGTCAGTCGGAGATGATGAAG ATGAGTCAGACGCTCCCATCCTTCCCTCCTCGCTAGCACTTTTGAACACAGCTCATGAGTATCTCGGTCGACGTTCATTGTGCTGCAGCTCGGATGGCACACTCCTCAAGTTCTAC GTTCGAGTTTTGGAGAAAGAGCTGGCCATCAGTTCTAAAACCGACTCTCATCCCtacaaagaggagctggagatggcGCTGGAACAGTGTTTTTTCTGCCTCTATGCTTATCCCAGCAAGAAGAGCAAGGCCCGATATCTGGACGATCACTCCTCTCCACAG GTGGAGCTCCACTGGAACAATGCACTCTTCATGTTCCAGTACTTTAAGCCCAAGTCGCTGCCTGAGTTCGACAGCTATAAGACGAGCACCGTGTCGGCCGAACTGGCCAATCTGTTGAGGAGGTTTGCCAGCATCGCACCACCAAGTGACACCCCCAAGCTGACTATGGAGGAAGTATCTGCTTATATTGAAGGCATGACAGAAAAG GCGCCGTGCCTCCCTGAAGGaagtgctcctcctcctccaatcACTGACGAGATCCACTACCTGCTGGCTGATTACCATTTCAAAAACAAGGAGCAGTCCAAGGCCATTAAGTTTTATGTTAACGACATCTGCGTGTGTCCTACAAG GTTCGACTCCTGGGCCGGGATGGCGTTAGCACGAGCTAGCCGCATTCAAGAGAAGCTCAACTCCAACGAGCTGAAAAGTGACATTCCCATATGGAAGCACTCGCAGGCAGTGCTGAACTGTTTCAAGAGGGCGCTGGAGATCGACAGCTCCAACCTTTCGCTCTGGATCGAGTACGGCACCATGTCCTACGCGCTGCACTCGTTTGCATCACGCCAACTTAAACAGTGGCGTAATGAGCCAGAG ATGGTGGAAAGGCGAGACGCCATGTTGGAGACGGCCTTGCAGTGTTTCCAGGGTGCTTCCCGTTGTGAGTGTGACAGCGATGAAGAGGAGTGGCTCATCCATTACATGCTGGGAAAGATCGCGGAGAAGCGGAAAGAGCCACCTGTGGAATATCTGCAGCTTTACAAGAAG GCAGCTCACTATCTGCATGAAGAAGCTGCCAGGTACCCCCGCAAGATCCACTACCACAACCCACCGGACCTCGCCATGGAGGCCTTGGAG CTGCATTTCCGTCTCGGTGCCACCATTCTGAAGCTCCTGGAGGCCAACGAGTCTGATCTGGACCACGAGCTTTTGTTTAACTTGCTAGTCGAAGCTGCTACTGGGCCTTTCGCtcgaggggaggagaagagtaTGCCGAGCATGCCCAGATCTCTCGAAAA GGAGAAACCCCCATCTATGATGGACTTCAACTGCCCATCTGTGTGCGTCAACAACACCCTGATCACCTCCCGGCCGTCGGCCGCCACTCCAGGTCTCACATCACCTCTTTACGTGGCCGCGCCGTTTGACCACGATTACGCCAAACGCAAAACGCTCCGgcggcagcagtggcagcagcagcagcagcggcaggaggaGCGGCAGGCTGATG AGCGCAGCCAAGACAGTGAGGTGGTGATGCTCTCGGACTCCAACTCCACCCAGGATCCCTTCACTGACCCCACCAGCTCACAGGACAGCAGCCACAAAACCGTCTTCGGGAAAGCCAGCTCGTCGTCCTCCGAAAGCACCACCCCTGTGAAGGATGGGCACTCCACATCCGAAGACACGC ATTTGGTCTTTAATTCTTCTGTAGCATCACAGGGAGAGAATTTTGGGATCTTGACTGAAGAAAAAGTCATCCAGGAAGTTGTAGAATGCGTGGTGGTGACACTCCCAGAGACCCAAAAGGTCCCAGTGGAACCTTGTCCCCAGCCAGTTCCCGTCCCCGCCACACCTCCAAAACTTTCAGGTCCATCTCTGCAAGCGGCACCTCAAACCCCCGCCAGCGAGGGCAAGAAGAAGCCGGAGCCCCCTGCTGAGGTGATTGAGGTGCCTAAATCACTGCCTGCAGACCGCGTTGAGCAGAGACGCACACTGGTAGAAATGTGTGTCCGCATCCTCTTCCTGTGCCTCAGCCGCTTCCCTCAGCACTACAAGAGCCTCTACCGTCTGGCCTTCTTCTACACCAACAGCAAGACCCATCAG AACCTACAGTGGGCCCGAGATGTGTTGCTAGGAAGCGGTGTCCCGTGGCAACAGCTGAAGCACATGCCAGCACAAGGACTTTTCTGTGAGAGAAACAAAACCAACCTGTTCAAC GGCATCTGGCGTATTCCAGTAGATGAGATTGATCGCCCGGGAAGTTTTGCATCTCATATGAACCGATCCATCGTCCTCTTACTGGAGGTCCTGTATCAGCTAAAAGATCACGACACTTTGCTGAAAGTCTCCTTTATGCTGCAAAGAACCCCTGACCAGGGAAA GAAGTATCTACGTGATGGTGATCGCCAGGTTTTGGCCAAGAGAGCGTTCTTCCTAACGGTCAAAGTCCTGGAGGACAATCTGAACACTCTGACTGGG GTGTCTGAACAGCCTCACAAAGTGCCAGGGACCCCCTCCGTGGGGGAGATGACCACCACGGATGTGTCCAACAAGCCCAGTTCAGAGGACAACAGGACCGCTCTGCCTAAGAAGCCCAGACTTGCTGACGGAGTCGCTTATACGGTATCCAGAGATGCTTCCCAAGCACCGCTCGCCCCACCAGTGCTGCAACCCACAGATAAGAGCAAAGAGAGTCTCCCCGAGAAGGTGGACACTTCTGGGACTGATGGGCACAAAGCCGGGTCAGAAGAACCCATGGACCTGGGAACTGGGATCTGGAGAAGACCCGCGGGCCCGACAGAACAGCAGACAGAGGCGGGCACCTCTGCggagcccctgcagaaggtGGAGGTTGGACGGACATCTGAGCTGTCTCTGGAGGACCTGAGCATCAgctccaggcagcagcagcaactccaGGCCTCAGCAACCACCAAGGTCACGTTGCCAACCAGCGGGACGGATCAGGGGACACCGCGCAGGCCCAGCAGGAAACGGAAGCTCTTGGAGGATGTGGAATCGGGAAAAACGTTACTGTTGGATGCCTACAGGGTGTGGCAGCATGGCCAGAAGGTCATGACCTACGACCTGGGGCGAGTGGAGAAGATCATGTCAGAGACCTACATGCTGATCAAACAG GTGGACGAGGACGTGGCTCTGGACCAGGCCGTCAAGTTCTGTCAGATTCAGTTGGCCACTTCAGCACAAAGACAG ACATCGGTCGACGCCCCAACAACGCCAAAATACTCTAAGGAGCACAGAGAGTACTTCTTCCCTGCCTCGCTGCCGACACCTGTCCTGCTCAGCCAGGTCGCCTGCCACCCGCCCTCCAGCCAGGACGCCCACGCCAAAGTGGCCTACGAACCCCTGAACAAGCTGTCCAGACCCCCCGCTCCGGCTTTCTACGAGCAGTCCCCAGCGCCACAGCAGCGAAGGGGGGCTGCAGCCACGGCCTTAACGCCACACACAG gggagcaggaggagcccTTGGAGGGAGTCTCGTACCGACAGCAGGAGTCGCACCTCTGTCAGCAGATGAAACTGGCCTCTGTGTCTCAGGGGGGGCAGGAGTCCGCAGCAGCCGGCTGGTTCCAGGAAGAACCAGCCTCGTGTAGCACCGCTCAGCCGGGCCCAG accagcagcagcaattCACCAGCAACGAACACTCGAAGCTTCCAGACCCCAACAGGATCCGTTCCCGGATCCCCCCCAGCATGCCAAAGCTCTTCATCCCGTCCACCGTCAAGTTCCCCCCAGAGATCACAGTCACGCCTCCAACGCCCACGCTCCTCTCACCGAAGGGCAGCATTTCTGAGGAAACCAAACAGAAGCTTAAG AACGTCATCCTGTCTTCTCAGTCTGCAGCCACGGTGAAGAAGGACACGCTGAGCCAGCCGGTGCTGGAGGTTCAGGAGACGTCCAGTCAGGAGTCGTCTCTGGAGAGCgagtcagaggaagaggaggaggaagaagaataCATGGACACCTGA